The Lathyrus oleraceus cultivar Zhongwan6 chromosome 5, CAAS_Psat_ZW6_1.0, whole genome shotgun sequence genome includes the window ATGATCAGTTTGCTTAGTCATGTGTTAGAGCAGCACAGCAGCAGCCAAAACCCAGAACTTAAGTTCTCGTTTGAAATGACAAAATACAAAACAAGACACTATCATAATGCAATTATATAATCAGATGCAAAACATATCAATAGAAGAAACCTAATGACTCTATTCATTCTAGAAACAGGATTAGATAAATTGTGTAAAGTATTGATGTGTACTCAATAAGATTCATCAGTAAGACTTCTAAACCAAATTGTGTTCTAGCTTTCTTAAAAGTATGTATCAGATGCAAAACCTATCAATCAGAAGAAAACTAATGACTATTCATTCTAGAAACAGAATTAGATGCTGTGTGAAGTATTGGTGTTTACTCAATAAGATTCATCAGAGTAATGACTTCTAAACAAAAATAGTGTCGTAGCTTTCTTAAAAGTACCGTACATGATCGATATATGGGGGGATATATGTGCATTCCTGCATTAAGAGTTTAACACGCAAGATGCATCAGAAGACAGATATATGTGCATTCATGAATTAGGAGCTTAACACATAAGTTGCATCAGAAGACAGATATGTGTGCATTCATGCATTAGGAGTTTAACACATAAGATGCATCAGAACAGATGTGTGCATTCATGCATTAGGAGTTCAACACAAAAGATGCATCAGAAGACAGATGTGCATTCATGAATTAGGAGTTTAACACATAAGATGCAATAACTAAGATGTGCATCTGCCAGAGACAGTGTGCACATTATCAACTAAGTTGCTTGCAGAATGAACTCATAACAGAAACAACACCATCTGAGAAAACAAATGTGCAGCAACCAAAAGAGAATTAAGCACCCTTCAACAACATTAAGAACAAAAAAAAAATAGATTTGGCGTGAATGACTAAGCGAACCTGTAATATGAATGGTTTTATTAAGTTCTGTTTCCTTAGCTTTCTAAACCACAATTTCTTCCCTTAGCTTAGCcattctttctctttttctcaCCTGCGTTTTTTTCAATATTATGAATATTCTCTTCACAAGAAGAATAAGATATTAATTAAGTACTTTCAAAAACCAAAACAACAATTTTTTACCTGATCTGTTATTTCCATTCCCATATAGTTTACTCCAATTGTTTCTCCTGTTTTGCTAAACACAGGTTCTACATATATCAAAAATGTCTTAGCTCCAAATTGTTCCTGCATGGCCTCAAAATGTTCTATTGACACAATTAGCAATACTTCATATAACTAATGGACAACCGACCATGACATTACCAACTTCAATTCATAATTAATTAGTAGTAAATCCAACTAAAAAACCACATAGATAATTAATACAATAATATATTGTTTGATGCATATACCAAAATTTGGCTAGCTTGAATATCTTCAAAATCCACGGGACAAAATATATATTATTTGACCATTGAGTAGTCACAAAATATAAGTCACATATGACTTCAAAAAACATAGTTGAACTGAAAAATtaaacaagaaaaatattaagCTTTAAAAAGGAATAAAGTAATAAATAAATCAAATTAATAAAGTAAATATACCTCCATATTTTTCAAGCACAACCAGAAGGTTGTGGCTGAGACGGTAAAGATCATCTTCTTGTTGTAGAAGAAATTTCTTCAAATTctaaaataatgaaataaacatttttttaGAAATATATAACAATTATGAAATAAAGATATaacatttttaaaaataattttacCTGCTATAATATCTTCAGAAAGCTCAAAATCTTCCATGAGGTTCAAGTCTTTGAAATAGGTAAAAGACGGCTTTAACCAATTCTGGGTGCAAATTAATGCCTCTGTCATTTCAGGTTTTGGGGAGCTCCTATAAGTTTCTAAGACTCTCCCTCCCGTACTAAAGGCACTTTCTGATGCAACCGTAGACACTGGTGTGGCAAAAATATCTTTAGCTATTGTAGATAAAATAGGATATTGTGTTGAATTGTGTTTCCACCACACAAGAAGGTCAAATTTAGGATCCCTTTTGACACACTTACTAGAGTAAAAACCCTCAAGCTCATTTTGTTGATCAATCGAGTCTTGTTCCTCTAAATGTTGCTCAAAAGCATCGGCTCTAGCCATTAGTGAAGGACGGCCAGCTGTTGTTTCATCATTGGAAACATTGTTTTCACCATTACCAAGAGGTTGTCTATTATGATTTTGGTCATAAGCTTGCTTATACCAATCATACAATTTTTATAAGCTCTCTTTTATAGATTTGATCAACCCGGTAGCAAACACAGATCCGACTCCATACATATCCTTAAAAGTCCACTCAATATAACTCAACTTGTATCTTGGatccaaaatgattccaaaataaaCCAACTTGTTCATCTTAGTAGCACACCCCCAATATCTATTATACTTTTCCATCATGTCCCCACCCACACTTGCAAAAACACCATTCAAGTTCATAGTAGCTTGCTTCAGCTCACAATAGATCGCAGACACTTGGTGAAAAGCACTATGCAAACTCACACTTTGAGAGGTGGAAAAAACATTAGTTGCTTCATAGAATAACTTTAAAAAAGAGATGAAAGCTCTAACAATTTCCCAATCATCACTACTAGGAGGACTATCTTTTCCAAAGAACTCCCTATAGCTCGACTCTTCATACTCAAGCTTATCAAAAGCAGCTTGAAACttctctgcagcctcaagcatCAAATATGTCACGTTCCAACGAGTTGAAACATCGAGACATACTAGTTTTTTACAAGTTATTCCAGCAAATTCAATGCACTCTTTAAACTTGGCTGCCCTATGAGGTGAGGACTTGACAAATCTAACAGCATCCCTAACACTAGTAATAGACAAATGCTTATCTTTCAAACCCTCATTTACCACCAAATTCAATATGTGAGCAGCGCACCTCATATGAAAACATTTTCCATCCCCCATCATCCCATTCATAGTTGATATTTTTCTATGCAAATATGTTACAGCTACATCATTTGAAGTTGCATTATCAACAGTTATGGTAGACACATTCCTAATTCCTCAATCCCTTAACACCTCTTCAATCTTCCTACCTACCGTATCACCCTTGTGGTTTGGAATAACTGTGAAGCTTATAATTCTCTTTTGATAGTTCCATTCGTTATCCACAAAGTGTGCCGTAAGGGTTAAGTAGTTTTGATTTTGGATAGAAGTCCAACAATCAGTAGTAAGTGCTACTCTATTACAGTCAGACTTAAAGAAGGCTTTTAGTTTTTGTTTCTCATCCAAGTGTAGCTGAAAACAGTCTCTAGCTACTGTACGCCTAGATGGGAGAGTAAACTGGGGCTGCATTACTTAAGAATAGTACTTAAAACCTTCCCCCTCAACTGCACTAAATTGTTGTTCATCTAGAACCACAAAAATTGACAAAGCTTTTCTACAAGCTTGCTTGTCAAATTTGGAGCTAACATGACCCAAACTAGATCCTTCTGCAGAGGGGTATGTCAGAATAGTTTGGGTGGGATCAATGGTTCTAGGCTTCTTTGCACATTTTAGAATGTGATGGTTCATGTTGGTGGTGCCATGAGTCCTAGGGTCACATAGGTATTTTTTGTGGCAGTGTTTACAAGCTGCAGTTGGTGTATCAACTAAGTCATCTGGTAATCTAATAAAGTGCTCCCAACAAGCAGATGATTGCCTACAACCACTTGCACTAGCTTTCCTCTTCTTTGTAGGTTGGGTATTAACTAATTCTGCTCCAACAACTTCAGTTGTTGCTGTTGAACCAACTTCATTCATGACATATTCAGTAGGTATAGTTTGATTAGGCTGACCCATCACTGAAAAATGACGGAGCCATAATCAACATAATTGAAGGAAAAGCAGGTTGTAAAATTTAAAATAGAAATCAAGTAAAAATTGGCTATTTGAAAAAAGTCATTAACAGATAAAATAACATGAAAATAGATGATAGCTATTTGAGTTAAAAATGAAATGCACTGAATTTCTACATAATTTACTTTTAATTATAAGTTCAACAAGATAATTTGTAAAAACAATTTGAAAGGTCCTAAGAAAAGCACTTAAAGTATGAAAAAAAGCAATAAATGGTGCAAGCTCTTACTTGTTTTCTGCTTTAGACAAGTCATAATCAGAAACAACACCAACCTGCAGAGAATAAAGAACAATTCAGAATAATGCGTATAAAACTCCAAAAATCCAATCAAAACTGTTGAAGACTAAATCCAATCAAAATAATACGTATAAAACTCCAAAAATCATCAACCACATGAAATTCATAGGTACGTTACGGTGCGTTTCCGAGCATCATCCGAAAAACCTCATACTCCACCGTATATAAAAACCTAGGCTGGTTAAGGTGCTTTAAATTCGGTGTGCCATTAAAGTTTTGGAAAATTTCACCACTAAGCCGATTCTCCGACAAATCAAGATAAACTAAATGATACCAATTGTAGTAGTTTACCTGAGAAATGTGACCTTGAAATTGGTTTCTGCTAAGGTCCAAAACCTCCAACTTTAACACAAAAACATCTGTAACAGAACCCTGAAATGAATTTCCTGATATGTTAAGACTCACAATAGATTTCAACCCTGAAAAATCTGAGACACCACCAAAGATATCATTCTCTGCAAGGTTCAATGTCCTAAGATTAGGAAAAGCATCACCAAAACCATGTGGAAGTGTTCCATTCAACTGATTTGCCGAAAGATCAATTGAAACTAAAGCGGAACGGTGATTGAATACATAAAAATTGAATACATACTCCACCGTATATAAAAACCTAGGCTGGTGAGAATACATACCGGAACGGAATTAGCGGTGAGTGTGTTGGCGGAAAAGAGCGGCGAGCCACGAAGCGTTGGAAGATGAGCTGAGGTGTGGAAGCAGCGGAAACCGAAAGCGGCGCGTGGATTGAAAATTGGACGGTGAGTGGTGATAGTTGAAGGTGGTGGGTGGTGAATGACGGTGAGTGAGAGAACAGAATGAACTTTGGTTGCTGGAAAACCCTAGGAGGGTATCTCAATTGGGCGGGTTTGGGTATCCGCGGTTCAGAATTTTGAACCCGACCCACCCATATAAACCCAATTGAAACTGCTATATTTTAATCACTGACCCGGTAGACCGTTTGAACCCGCCCATTTCGGTTTTCTTTTTCGGTTACCGGCGGATTTGGCCGGGTGAACGGTTCTTGTCCATCCCTAATtgtacttatgtagaagtcacaactatctaaggtcggccaataataatgtttgtgttaatacatgctagaggAATGATATGTAAATTATTCTTCTAAAATTATGtcacacaaaaaaagaaaataggattaatcaagcacaaaggctaggagagTGACCCATTACTTTAATGCatacttcatgatacttaggacaaacttatgcatcaatccaaagtacctcaaattatccatgatcaattagaaggtagatttgaaattatgaaagttcatcaaacaccaatccacacatcatgaacaagattgacaaaaaccatccaattgatcaagaggaaaagaaagagatgaagaggatgaagaggataAGAGAGATCACatccaaattggatcaaaggtttgatcaagtcatcatcaaaatcaatcatccattttggtggattagggtttcaccccatcaacacccaatatccattgagtttgatgagacctatgatcaaacaaccatgatccaaggccaacagaagtccacaaggtcaaacaaatataaaattcaaaaagataaaataaaatgtatcaaaaagatttttaaaataaattttaaaagggaaataaaagagaaaatccataaagcccttcaaaacatcaaataaatggccaagaaaattatggaatgttagaaataaaataa containing:
- the LOC127078808 gene encoding uncharacterized protein LOC127078808 — encoded protein: MGQPNQTIPTEYVMNEVGSTATTEVVGAELVNTQPTKKRKASASGCRQSSACWEHFIRLPDDLVDTPTAACKHCHKKYLCDPRTHGTTNMNHHILKCAKKPRTIDPTQTILTYPSAEGSSLGHVSSKFDKQACRKALSIFVVLDEQQFSAVEGEGFKYYS
- the LOC127078809 gene encoding probable LRR receptor-like serine/threonine-protein kinase At2g24230; this encodes MPQHNEVVERMNCMINDIIRCMFCHAKLSKAICAEALTTAMDLIDLSPSVPLEGDVPNKLNGTLPHGFGDAFPNLRTLNLAENDIFGGVSDFSGLKSIVSLNISGNSFQGSVTDVFVLKLEVLDLSRNQFQGHISQVNYYNWYHLVYLDLSENRLSGEIFQNFNGTPNLKHLNQPRFLYTVEYEVGVVSDYDLSKAENK